Proteins co-encoded in one Candidatus Methylomirabilota bacterium genomic window:
- the trmFO gene encoding methylenetetrahydrofolate--tRNA-(uracil(54)-C(5))-methyltransferase (FADH(2)-oxidizing) TrmFO, translating into MTEIVVVGGGLAGSEAAWQAAERGAHVRLYEMRPAVFTPAHKTDRLAELVCSNSLKSDLPDDCHGLLKRELTAYGSVIMTAARTHAVPAGSALAVDRDAFAAEVTARLARHPHITIVRDEVKAIPDERPVIIATGPLTSDQLASALRDRFVDYLASADPSADTQDLLYFYDAISPIIAAESIDRTVAFAASRYGKGGDDYLNCPLTREAYQRFWEAIRAAEPTPIRPFEEARYFERCLPIEVLAARGEDALRFGPMKPVGLVDPRTGRRPYAIVQLRLENREGTMYNLVGFQTRLKWGEQRRILRMIPGLSGAEFLRYGSIHRNTFIAAPALLQETMQFKGDSGILLAGQLTGVEGYLESSGSGLLAGVNAVKHLHSETPVVLPPTTALGSLLRHICHADARTFQPMNVNFGLLPSLDEPIRAKRERRQALAARAIRDLPDLS; encoded by the coding sequence GTGACCGAGATCGTCGTGGTTGGCGGAGGGTTGGCCGGAAGCGAAGCGGCCTGGCAGGCGGCGGAGCGGGGCGCCCATGTTCGCCTGTACGAGATGCGACCGGCCGTCTTTACCCCAGCCCACAAAACCGACCGGTTGGCCGAACTGGTCTGCAGCAACTCCCTGAAGTCGGATTTGCCGGACGATTGTCACGGCCTGTTGAAGCGGGAGCTGACCGCGTACGGCTCGGTCATCATGACCGCTGCCAGGACGCACGCTGTTCCCGCCGGATCGGCGCTGGCCGTCGATCGTGATGCCTTTGCGGCTGAGGTGACTGCCAGGCTTGCGCGCCACCCGCACATCACCATTGTTCGGGACGAGGTCAAGGCGATACCGGACGAGAGACCGGTGATTATCGCCACCGGTCCGTTGACCTCCGACCAGCTGGCCAGCGCGCTGCGCGATCGGTTCGTGGACTATCTGGCATCGGCAGACCCATCCGCCGATACGCAAGATCTGCTCTACTTCTATGACGCTATCTCGCCGATCATTGCCGCCGAGTCTATCGATCGTACCGTGGCCTTTGCCGCCTCCCGTTACGGCAAGGGGGGGGATGATTATCTGAACTGCCCTCTCACGCGAGAGGCGTATCAGCGTTTTTGGGAAGCGATCAGGGCTGCGGAGCCGACCCCGATCCGCCCGTTTGAAGAGGCGCGATACTTCGAACGATGTCTCCCCATCGAGGTGCTGGCGGCGCGCGGCGAGGACGCCTTACGGTTCGGGCCGATGAAACCGGTGGGCCTGGTCGATCCCAGGACCGGACGCCGTCCCTACGCCATCGTCCAACTCCGGCTGGAGAACCGGGAAGGAACCATGTACAACCTAGTGGGGTTTCAGACGCGCCTGAAATGGGGCGAGCAACGCCGGATTCTCCGGATGATCCCCGGCCTCAGCGGTGCCGAGTTCCTCCGATACGGCTCCATCCATCGCAACACCTTTATCGCAGCGCCGGCGCTCCTGCAAGAGACAATGCAGTTCAAGGGGGATTCGGGGATCTTGCTGGCCGGTCAACTCACCGGCGTGGAGGGATACCTGGAATCGTCCGGGAGCGGACTGTTGGCCGGGGTCAACGCGGTCAAACACCTGCACAGTGAGACGCCGGTCGTGCTCCCGCCGACCACCGCCCTCGGCTCCCTTCTTCGTCACATCTGCCATGCGGATGCCCGCACTTTCCAGCCGATGAATGTCAACTTCGGCCTGCTACCGTCGCTTGATGAACCGATCCGGGCCAAGCGCGAAAGACGGCAAGCCTTGGCCGCCCGCGCCATTCGCGACTTGCCAGATCTGTCTTGA
- a CDS encoding topoisomerase DNA-binding C4 zinc finger domain-containing protein yields the protein IRWGRFGRFLACTNYPECKGTRELTAELKGEHGTDEDTDVSTEAAATPCDNCGRPMVMKRGRFGPFLGCSGYPECKMIRKLSQAEAASARPAPQPTDEICDKCGAPMVLREGRYGRFLSCSTYPACKHIKPIAIGVKCPQCGSPLSERRTKRGRVFYGCTAYPKCAFAIWDRPIQEPCPQCGAAFLVEKRLKGGGVSIRCSAEGCAYVREVDTAVQAKA from the coding sequence GATCCGCTGGGGTCGATTCGGTCGTTTCCTGGCTTGTACCAACTACCCGGAGTGCAAGGGTACGCGCGAGTTGACAGCCGAACTCAAAGGAGAGCACGGGACGGATGAGGACACCGACGTCTCCACTGAGGCCGCGGCGACGCCCTGCGACAACTGCGGACGGCCTATGGTAATGAAACGCGGCCGGTTCGGACCCTTCCTGGGTTGCTCCGGATATCCGGAGTGCAAGATGATCCGGAAGCTATCGCAGGCCGAGGCGGCCAGTGCGCGGCCTGCGCCGCAGCCGACCGACGAGATCTGCGACAAGTGCGGCGCCCCGATGGTGTTACGGGAGGGACGATATGGCCGCTTCCTGTCCTGCTCCACCTATCCCGCCTGCAAGCATATCAAGCCGATCGCGATCGGCGTCAAGTGTCCGCAGTGCGGCAGCCCGCTTTCCGAGCGACGCACCAAACGGGGCCGGGTTTTCTATGGATGTACTGCATACCCGAAGTGCGCCTTTGCCATCTGGGATCGCCCGATCCAGGAACCCTGCCCGCAGTGCGGGGCCGCCTTCCTGGTGGAGAAGAGGCTGAAAGGGGGCGGGGTCTCGATCCGTTGTAGTGCAGAAGGCTGTGCCTACGTGCGGGAGGTCGATACGGCGGTACAGGCAAAGGCGTGA